A stretch of the Neodiprion lecontei isolate iyNeoLeco1 chromosome 4, iyNeoLeco1.1, whole genome shotgun sequence genome encodes the following:
- the LOC107224445 gene encoding U4/U6.U5 small nuclear ribonucleoprotein 27 kDa protein isoform X1, which yields MGRSRTPSPGRRRDRSRERDRDRDRRRRRSRDRRRRSGDRDRVKSRERDRERDRERDRHRRSYSRSRSRDRERPKPKFKPPTAERPIITEADLQGKTPEEQDMMRLMGFCGFDTTKGKKVEGNDIGAVHVILKRKYRQYMNRKGGFNRPLDFVA from the exons ATGGGACGTAGTCGAACCCCATCTCCAGGTAGACGGAGAGATCGGTCTCGCGAGAGAGACAGGGATCGTGACCGACGAAGAAGACGATCCAGGGACAGAAGGCGAAG aTCTGGCGATCGGGATAGAGTTAAGTCACGAGAACGTGATAGAGAGCGCGACAGGGAGCGCGACAGACATAGAAGATCTTACAGCAGATCCAGATCCAGGGACCGAGAAAGACCTAAACCAAAATTTAAGCCTCCTACTGCCGAACGTCCCATTATTACAG AGGCTGATCTCCAAGGAAAAACTCCTGAGGAACAGGATATGATGCGTTTAATGGGATTCTGTGGATTTGACACAACGAAAGGTAAAAAAGTCGAAGGCAATGACATTGGAGCTGTCCACGTTATCCTTAAACGAAAATATAGACAATACATGAATCGCAAAGGTGGTTTTAATAGGCCACTCGATTTTGTTGCGTAA
- the LOC107224439 gene encoding HIG1 domain family member 2A, mitochondrial translates to MSVPNDSLADLDWVKLREDMDNVARGPETFTQKLNRKFRENPLVPIGCFLTTAALSYGLYSFKTGNREMSQYMMRARVVAQGLTVVAFVLGMGAAASRK, encoded by the exons ATGTCGGTTCCAAATGATAGTTTAGCCGATCTGGATTGGGTGAAGCTTCGCGAAGACATGGACAACGTCGCTCGCGGGCCTGAGACATTTACGCAGAAGCTGAATCGTAAATTCAGAGAGAATCCTTTGGTACCAATCG GCTGTTTCTTGACAACTGCAGCTCTATCCTACGGGCTTTACTCCTTTAAAACAGGGAATCGTGAGATGTCACAGTACATGATGAGAGCCCGTGTCGTTGCCCAAGGTTTAACCGTTGTCGCATTTGTGCTTGGGATGGGTGCAGCCGCCAGCAGGAAATAG
- the LOC107224442 gene encoding rhotekin isoform X5, whose amino-acid sequence MRLLAAALNQTEYDLEQKIEVEIKMREGSARLLAAARHRAQSLEAARALLTSNERMSAYMAELQRRKKESSNKPSLPVSAARVSLSDLRIPLMWRDSDHFKNRGDYRRFAVFCLARVGTEIHDTALLCPVDRALTDVTFPDVLIFNNVPAEFEVTLEIYSHILQEDLSIASTPRRIKRSIHSSISRTVGKRLAASLRDELNSGEIGPHFELMASARLTLDDTDDNIHTHDLILNNLENKNHSLPLFGHFCCRLAAQPECVTKEACSGSIILDGQTCWARIQRFTLQAWDSRKLADEEQSPFSILPINRETLIQRSKSSSRELRISNTIEGSEKMTTIRLETADEAQKWLRQLVAHAKDHLRWRHAAETIQDVPSIESARNSFISNKRQGSLYDETPLIESVETDYAATRPTVHEIFGLTPSTSLSSCSSTSSPPSLRSRSLSTSGARKSGSATLRSHWPFSNKNHD is encoded by the exons ATGCGTCTTTTGGCTGCTGCTTTGAACCAGACG GAATATGATCTCGAGCAGAAGATCGAAGTCGAGATCAAAATGCGAGAAGGATCCGCAAGGCTTTTGGCAGCTGCTCGACATCGGGCTCAAAGTCTGGAAGCAGCCAGAGCCCTGCTCACCTCTAACGAACGCATGTCAGCCTACATGGCGGAGCTTCAGCGACGTAAAAAAGAATCGTCCAACAAACCGAG TTTACCCGTAAGTGCGGCAAGAGTCTCATTGTCGGACCTACGAATACCGTTAATGTGGAGGGATTCAGATCACTTCAAGAACCGGGGTGATTATCGACGATTCGCCGTGTTTTGCCTGGCCCGCGTCGGGACCGAAATCCACGACACGGCCTTGCTTTGTCCGGTGGACAGGGCGCTTACCGATGTGACCTTCCCCGATGTGCTTATCTT tAACAACGTGCCAGCGGAATTCGAAGTCACGCTGGAGATATACAGCCACATCTTGCAGGAGGATTTGAGCATCGCAAGCACGCCCCGTAGAATCAAACGATCCATTCACTCTTCCATTTCCCGAACAGTTGGAAAGAGACTCGCTGCCTCCCTTAGGGATGAATTAAACTCCGGTGAAAT TGGACCACATTTTGAATTAATGGCATCTGCGAGATTGACTCTAGACGACACAGATGacaatatacacacacacgacCTAATCCTAAACAACTTAG aaaataaaaatcactcaCTGCCGCTCTTCGGGCACTTCTGCTGCCGGCTGGCTGCGCAACCAGAATGTGTTACCAAAGAAGCATGCAGTGGCAGCATCATCCTTGACGGACAAACCTGCTGGGCAAGAATCCAAAGATTTACACTTCAGGCTTGGGACTCGCGAAAACTCGCTGATGAGGAGCAGAGTCCATTCAGCATCTTGCCGATCAACAGG GAAACATTAATTCAGCGATCAAAGTCTTCGTCGAGAGAGCTACGGATCAGCAACACGATTGAGGGGTCTGAAAAAATGACTACTATAAGATTGGAAACTGCTGACGAGGCACAGAAATGGTTGAGGCAACTCGTAGCTCATGCAAAGGATCATTTGAGGTGGAGGCACGCCGCTGAGACTATCCAAGATGTTCCGTCTATAGAAAGTGCTAGGAATTCATTCATCAGCAACAAGCGTCAAGGGTCTCTTTACGACGAAACGCCATTGATCG AATCTGTTGAAACAGATTACGCAGCGACACGGCCAACTGTCCACGAGATTTTCGGGCTAACTCCTAGCACCAGTTTGAGTAGTTGCAGCTCAACAAGCAGCCCGCCAAGCCTTCGTTCTCGATCATTAAGTACCAGTGGGGCCAGGAAATCAGGCAGTGCAACCCTGCGATCGCATTGGCCGTTCTCAAACAAAAATCACGATTAA
- the LOC107224445 gene encoding U4/U6.U5 small nuclear ribonucleoprotein 27 kDa protein isoform X3, translating to MGRSRTPSPGRRRDRSRERDRDRDRRRRRSRDRRRRSGDRDRVKSRERDRERDRERDRHRRSYSRSRSRDRERPKPKFKPPTAERPIITEADLQGKTPEEQDMMRLMGFCGFDTTKGD from the exons ATGGGACGTAGTCGAACCCCATCTCCAGGTAGACGGAGAGATCGGTCTCGCGAGAGAGACAGGGATCGTGACCGACGAAGAAGACGATCCAGGGACAGAAGGCGAAG aTCTGGCGATCGGGATAGAGTTAAGTCACGAGAACGTGATAGAGAGCGCGACAGGGAGCGCGACAGACATAGAAGATCTTACAGCAGATCCAGATCCAGGGACCGAGAAAGACCTAAACCAAAATTTAAGCCTCCTACTGCCGAACGTCCCATTATTACAG AGGCTGATCTCCAAGGAAAAACTCCTGAGGAACAGGATATGATGCGTTTAATGGGATTCTGTGGATTTGACACAACGAAAG GGGATTGA
- the LOC107224442 gene encoding rhotekin isoform X2: MDSCFPPLAALSLRDPKKTGGQTLAKNRHSSGDNTAKTPVPGSPGKIEILQDLDLYYIRQIAHNLKEYDLEQKIEVEIKMREGSARLLAAARHRAQSLEAARALLTSNERMSAYMAELQRRKKESSNKPSLPVSAARVSLSDLRIPLMWRDSDHFKNRGDYRRFAVFCLARVGTEIHDTALLCPVDRALTDVTFPDVLIFNNVPAEFEVTLEIYSHILQEDLSIASTPRRIKRSIHSSISRTVGKRLAASLRDELNSGEIGPHFELMASARLTLDDTDDNIHTHDLILNNLENKNHSLPLFGHFCCRLAAQPECVTKEACSGSIILDGQTCWARIQRFTLQAWDSRKLADEEQSPFSILPINRETLIQRSKSSSRELRISNTIEGSEKMTTIRLETADEAQKWLRQLVAHAKDHLRWRHAAETIQDVPSIESARNSFISNKRQGSLYDETPLIESVETDYAATRPTVHEIFGLTPSTSLSSCSSTSSPPSLRSRSLSTSGARKSGSATLRSHWPFSNKNHD; the protein is encoded by the exons ATGGACTCGTGCTTTCCACCTTTGGCCGCGCTGAGCCTGCGGGATCCAAAGAAAACTGGAGGGCAAACCTTGGCCAAGAATCGTCACAGCAGTGGCGATAATACTGCGAAGACGCCGGTTCCCGGAAGTCCGGGAAAGATCGAAATCCTTCAAGATCTGGACCTCTACTATATACGGCAAATTGCTCACAACCTCAAG GAATATGATCTCGAGCAGAAGATCGAAGTCGAGATCAAAATGCGAGAAGGATCCGCAAGGCTTTTGGCAGCTGCTCGACATCGGGCTCAAAGTCTGGAAGCAGCCAGAGCCCTGCTCACCTCTAACGAACGCATGTCAGCCTACATGGCGGAGCTTCAGCGACGTAAAAAAGAATCGTCCAACAAACCGAG TTTACCCGTAAGTGCGGCAAGAGTCTCATTGTCGGACCTACGAATACCGTTAATGTGGAGGGATTCAGATCACTTCAAGAACCGGGGTGATTATCGACGATTCGCCGTGTTTTGCCTGGCCCGCGTCGGGACCGAAATCCACGACACGGCCTTGCTTTGTCCGGTGGACAGGGCGCTTACCGATGTGACCTTCCCCGATGTGCTTATCTT tAACAACGTGCCAGCGGAATTCGAAGTCACGCTGGAGATATACAGCCACATCTTGCAGGAGGATTTGAGCATCGCAAGCACGCCCCGTAGAATCAAACGATCCATTCACTCTTCCATTTCCCGAACAGTTGGAAAGAGACTCGCTGCCTCCCTTAGGGATGAATTAAACTCCGGTGAAAT TGGACCACATTTTGAATTAATGGCATCTGCGAGATTGACTCTAGACGACACAGATGacaatatacacacacacgacCTAATCCTAAACAACTTAG aaaataaaaatcactcaCTGCCGCTCTTCGGGCACTTCTGCTGCCGGCTGGCTGCGCAACCAGAATGTGTTACCAAAGAAGCATGCAGTGGCAGCATCATCCTTGACGGACAAACCTGCTGGGCAAGAATCCAAAGATTTACACTTCAGGCTTGGGACTCGCGAAAACTCGCTGATGAGGAGCAGAGTCCATTCAGCATCTTGCCGATCAACAGG GAAACATTAATTCAGCGATCAAAGTCTTCGTCGAGAGAGCTACGGATCAGCAACACGATTGAGGGGTCTGAAAAAATGACTACTATAAGATTGGAAACTGCTGACGAGGCACAGAAATGGTTGAGGCAACTCGTAGCTCATGCAAAGGATCATTTGAGGTGGAGGCACGCCGCTGAGACTATCCAAGATGTTCCGTCTATAGAAAGTGCTAGGAATTCATTCATCAGCAACAAGCGTCAAGGGTCTCTTTACGACGAAACGCCATTGATCG AATCTGTTGAAACAGATTACGCAGCGACACGGCCAACTGTCCACGAGATTTTCGGGCTAACTCCTAGCACCAGTTTGAGTAGTTGCAGCTCAACAAGCAGCCCGCCAAGCCTTCGTTCTCGATCATTAAGTACCAGTGGGGCCAGGAAATCAGGCAGTGCAACCCTGCGATCGCATTGGCCGTTCTCAAACAAAAATCACGATTAA
- the LOC107224442 gene encoding rhotekin isoform X3 encodes MAPRKKVVNASRKPIISAYDKENNYLRGLSDYQCKVRRRDTLRSAKSQAEYDLEQKIEVEIKMREGSARLLAAARHRAQSLEAARALLTSNERMSAYMAELQRRKKESSNKPSLPVSAARVSLSDLRIPLMWRDSDHFKNRGDYRRFAVFCLARVGTEIHDTALLCPVDRALTDVTFPDVLIFNNVPAEFEVTLEIYSHILQEDLSIASTPRRIKRSIHSSISRTVGKRLAASLRDELNSGEIGPHFELMASARLTLDDTDDNIHTHDLILNNLENKNHSLPLFGHFCCRLAAQPECVTKEACSGSIILDGQTCWARIQRFTLQAWDSRKLADEEQSPFSILPINRETLIQRSKSSSRELRISNTIEGSEKMTTIRLETADEAQKWLRQLVAHAKDHLRWRHAAETIQDVPSIESARNSFISNKRQGSLYDETPLIESVETDYAATRPTVHEIFGLTPSTSLSSCSSTSSPPSLRSRSLSTSGARKSGSATLRSHWPFSNKNHD; translated from the exons GAATATGATCTCGAGCAGAAGATCGAAGTCGAGATCAAAATGCGAGAAGGATCCGCAAGGCTTTTGGCAGCTGCTCGACATCGGGCTCAAAGTCTGGAAGCAGCCAGAGCCCTGCTCACCTCTAACGAACGCATGTCAGCCTACATGGCGGAGCTTCAGCGACGTAAAAAAGAATCGTCCAACAAACCGAG TTTACCCGTAAGTGCGGCAAGAGTCTCATTGTCGGACCTACGAATACCGTTAATGTGGAGGGATTCAGATCACTTCAAGAACCGGGGTGATTATCGACGATTCGCCGTGTTTTGCCTGGCCCGCGTCGGGACCGAAATCCACGACACGGCCTTGCTTTGTCCGGTGGACAGGGCGCTTACCGATGTGACCTTCCCCGATGTGCTTATCTT tAACAACGTGCCAGCGGAATTCGAAGTCACGCTGGAGATATACAGCCACATCTTGCAGGAGGATTTGAGCATCGCAAGCACGCCCCGTAGAATCAAACGATCCATTCACTCTTCCATTTCCCGAACAGTTGGAAAGAGACTCGCTGCCTCCCTTAGGGATGAATTAAACTCCGGTGAAAT TGGACCACATTTTGAATTAATGGCATCTGCGAGATTGACTCTAGACGACACAGATGacaatatacacacacacgacCTAATCCTAAACAACTTAG aaaataaaaatcactcaCTGCCGCTCTTCGGGCACTTCTGCTGCCGGCTGGCTGCGCAACCAGAATGTGTTACCAAAGAAGCATGCAGTGGCAGCATCATCCTTGACGGACAAACCTGCTGGGCAAGAATCCAAAGATTTACACTTCAGGCTTGGGACTCGCGAAAACTCGCTGATGAGGAGCAGAGTCCATTCAGCATCTTGCCGATCAACAGG GAAACATTAATTCAGCGATCAAAGTCTTCGTCGAGAGAGCTACGGATCAGCAACACGATTGAGGGGTCTGAAAAAATGACTACTATAAGATTGGAAACTGCTGACGAGGCACAGAAATGGTTGAGGCAACTCGTAGCTCATGCAAAGGATCATTTGAGGTGGAGGCACGCCGCTGAGACTATCCAAGATGTTCCGTCTATAGAAAGTGCTAGGAATTCATTCATCAGCAACAAGCGTCAAGGGTCTCTTTACGACGAAACGCCATTGATCG AATCTGTTGAAACAGATTACGCAGCGACACGGCCAACTGTCCACGAGATTTTCGGGCTAACTCCTAGCACCAGTTTGAGTAGTTGCAGCTCAACAAGCAGCCCGCCAAGCCTTCGTTCTCGATCATTAAGTACCAGTGGGGCCAGGAAATCAGGCAGTGCAACCCTGCGATCGCATTGGCCGTTCTCAAACAAAAATCACGATTAA
- the LOC107224445 gene encoding U4/U6.U5 small nuclear ribonucleoprotein 27 kDa protein isoform X4, with protein sequence MGRSRTPSPGRRRDRSRERDRDRDRRRRRSRDRRRRSGDRDRVKSRERDRERDRERDRHRRSYSRSRSRDRERPKPKFKPPTAERPIITEADLQGKTPEEQDMMRLMGFCGFDTTKD encoded by the exons ATGGGACGTAGTCGAACCCCATCTCCAGGTAGACGGAGAGATCGGTCTCGCGAGAGAGACAGGGATCGTGACCGACGAAGAAGACGATCCAGGGACAGAAGGCGAAG aTCTGGCGATCGGGATAGAGTTAAGTCACGAGAACGTGATAGAGAGCGCGACAGGGAGCGCGACAGACATAGAAGATCTTACAGCAGATCCAGATCCAGGGACCGAGAAAGACCTAAACCAAAATTTAAGCCTCCTACTGCCGAACGTCCCATTATTACAG AGGCTGATCTCCAAGGAAAAACTCCTGAGGAACAGGATATGATGCGTTTAATGGGATTCTGTGGATTTGACACAACGAAAG
- the LOC107224445 gene encoding U4/U6.U5 small nuclear ribonucleoprotein 27 kDa protein isoform X2 produces MGRSRTPSPGRRRDRSRERDRDRDRRRRRSRDRRRRSGDRDRVKSRERDRERDRERDRHRRSYSRSRSRDRERPKPKFKPPTAERPIITEADLQGKTPEEQDMMRLMGFCGFDTTKGRCFLTASYAA; encoded by the exons ATGGGACGTAGTCGAACCCCATCTCCAGGTAGACGGAGAGATCGGTCTCGCGAGAGAGACAGGGATCGTGACCGACGAAGAAGACGATCCAGGGACAGAAGGCGAAG aTCTGGCGATCGGGATAGAGTTAAGTCACGAGAACGTGATAGAGAGCGCGACAGGGAGCGCGACAGACATAGAAGATCTTACAGCAGATCCAGATCCAGGGACCGAGAAAGACCTAAACCAAAATTTAAGCCTCCTACTGCCGAACGTCCCATTATTACAG AGGCTGATCTCCAAGGAAAAACTCCTGAGGAACAGGATATGATGCGTTTAATGGGATTCTGTGGATTTGACACAACGAAAG GTCGTTGTTTTTTAACTGCTTCGTACGCTGCATAA
- the LOC107224442 gene encoding rhotekin isoform X4: MSTDLLISKPVNKEYDLEQKIEVEIKMREGSARLLAAARHRAQSLEAARALLTSNERMSAYMAELQRRKKESSNKPSLPVSAARVSLSDLRIPLMWRDSDHFKNRGDYRRFAVFCLARVGTEIHDTALLCPVDRALTDVTFPDVLIFNNVPAEFEVTLEIYSHILQEDLSIASTPRRIKRSIHSSISRTVGKRLAASLRDELNSGEIGPHFELMASARLTLDDTDDNIHTHDLILNNLENKNHSLPLFGHFCCRLAAQPECVTKEACSGSIILDGQTCWARIQRFTLQAWDSRKLADEEQSPFSILPINRETLIQRSKSSSRELRISNTIEGSEKMTTIRLETADEAQKWLRQLVAHAKDHLRWRHAAETIQDVPSIESARNSFISNKRQGSLYDETPLIESVETDYAATRPTVHEIFGLTPSTSLSSCSSTSSPPSLRSRSLSTSGARKSGSATLRSHWPFSNKNHD; this comes from the exons ATGTCTACTGATCTGCTCATCTCTAAGCCTGTTAACAAG GAATATGATCTCGAGCAGAAGATCGAAGTCGAGATCAAAATGCGAGAAGGATCCGCAAGGCTTTTGGCAGCTGCTCGACATCGGGCTCAAAGTCTGGAAGCAGCCAGAGCCCTGCTCACCTCTAACGAACGCATGTCAGCCTACATGGCGGAGCTTCAGCGACGTAAAAAAGAATCGTCCAACAAACCGAG TTTACCCGTAAGTGCGGCAAGAGTCTCATTGTCGGACCTACGAATACCGTTAATGTGGAGGGATTCAGATCACTTCAAGAACCGGGGTGATTATCGACGATTCGCCGTGTTTTGCCTGGCCCGCGTCGGGACCGAAATCCACGACACGGCCTTGCTTTGTCCGGTGGACAGGGCGCTTACCGATGTGACCTTCCCCGATGTGCTTATCTT tAACAACGTGCCAGCGGAATTCGAAGTCACGCTGGAGATATACAGCCACATCTTGCAGGAGGATTTGAGCATCGCAAGCACGCCCCGTAGAATCAAACGATCCATTCACTCTTCCATTTCCCGAACAGTTGGAAAGAGACTCGCTGCCTCCCTTAGGGATGAATTAAACTCCGGTGAAAT TGGACCACATTTTGAATTAATGGCATCTGCGAGATTGACTCTAGACGACACAGATGacaatatacacacacacgacCTAATCCTAAACAACTTAG aaaataaaaatcactcaCTGCCGCTCTTCGGGCACTTCTGCTGCCGGCTGGCTGCGCAACCAGAATGTGTTACCAAAGAAGCATGCAGTGGCAGCATCATCCTTGACGGACAAACCTGCTGGGCAAGAATCCAAAGATTTACACTTCAGGCTTGGGACTCGCGAAAACTCGCTGATGAGGAGCAGAGTCCATTCAGCATCTTGCCGATCAACAGG GAAACATTAATTCAGCGATCAAAGTCTTCGTCGAGAGAGCTACGGATCAGCAACACGATTGAGGGGTCTGAAAAAATGACTACTATAAGATTGGAAACTGCTGACGAGGCACAGAAATGGTTGAGGCAACTCGTAGCTCATGCAAAGGATCATTTGAGGTGGAGGCACGCCGCTGAGACTATCCAAGATGTTCCGTCTATAGAAAGTGCTAGGAATTCATTCATCAGCAACAAGCGTCAAGGGTCTCTTTACGACGAAACGCCATTGATCG AATCTGTTGAAACAGATTACGCAGCGACACGGCCAACTGTCCACGAGATTTTCGGGCTAACTCCTAGCACCAGTTTGAGTAGTTGCAGCTCAACAAGCAGCCCGCCAAGCCTTCGTTCTCGATCATTAAGTACCAGTGGGGCCAGGAAATCAGGCAGTGCAACCCTGCGATCGCATTGGCCGTTCTCAAACAAAAATCACGATTAA